The genomic region CATTCTTTCCTCCAAACAAAATCAGCAAATTTTTGTACCCAATAGGTTGGCCCTTTTGTGCTTGAGTTCCAGTATCTTTTTGACAATTTCCTGATTGTCCAGGTCGTCACCCTTACAGGACTTGGTGTTAAAGGCTTTGAAAAGTTTTTTCCTTAATTCCCTGTTTTCCGCATAAGTCATAAATGGAAGGTAGCTGGGGAAGGCAAGGGTAAATACCCAATTCCCATCTTTCCCCTTTCTGAGGCAGTTTGAGCAGCTGCTTCAATAACCGCTTCTGGAAGCCCTTTTAGATCTTCTTCATTGTCCACCACCATTTCATATTTATTGGTTTCTGCCAATACATTTTCCCCAAATTGAAGGCTGTATTGTGCCAGCTCCTTGTCAATTTCCCGCAATTGGAGTTTATCCTCATCAGATAAATTCGCACCATTTCGGACAAAAGCCTTATAAGTTTTTTCCAATAGGGTTTGCTGTTCCTCATCTAGAGAAAGGCTGTCCCGCTTTTGAAAAACCGAATTAACTAATTCGAAAAGCTCTTTATCTAACAAAATATCATTGCTGTGTGCGGTCATCAAGGGTGAAATATCCCTTGCCAGTTTTTGGATTTCATCATTGGTTTCTGCAGAATTGAGGTTGAAAATATGCTGGCTACTATATTTAACCTTTCTCCAGAACGGTCCAGGGCTTCTATAATATTGCTGAAATCTGGTTCCTGAACTTCCTTAATATTTTCAATTTCAGCCCTAGCTTCTGAAATGGCAGCCTGAACTGCAGGTAAAAAATGTTCGTTTTTTATCTTGTCAAAAGGGGCTGTATGAAAAGGAGTCTCAAATTTTTCCAATAAAGGATTCATAAATATTTTTTTTTCTATGGTTTATCTAAATTATTGGCCTTTATGGCATCAGATAGACAAAGTTAATGATTTGGTGAAAGTGGCAAGCTTCTCAGGAGGATTAAGGTGATTACCCTTTTGAAATCCACGATTTTAATGGAGGCAGGAAAGAAAAATCGGGATAAAGAAATCCCGAAGAAAATTCCAACTAAAACTATACTTTGAGATTCAATAAATGCTGAAAAAAAAGGAATTTTTGGTTTTTGACTGTATTAATGGTGGTTAATCAATTAAATTTATTAATAAGCAGATCAAAATATATTTGATATGAATGAAAAGTTGATGCCGGAAAGCAATGAATATGGTTCATTTTATGAAACCTATATTTCCTACGTCCGGGGAAAAGATCCGTTGGATTTGATGCTTTCCCAAATAGGGGTATTGAGAGAATATTTTGTCGGGGTTACAGAGGAAGTGGCCCAGTCAAATTATGATGATGGGAAGTGGAGTTACAAGGAAGTCATTGGGCATATTAATGACACAGAGAAGATCATGCTTTATCGGGCCTTGTGTATAGCAAGGAATGAAAAAATAAAGCTTCCAGGTTATGAGCAGGAAGAATATGTCAAGGCAGCCAATTTTAATCAAATTCCTCTTGCCATATTGTTGGATGATTTTGAACAAAGCAGAAAATTGATGGTTCCTTTTTTAAAAATCTACCTGATGAGGCTTTGACCAGAATTGGAAATGCCAATGGTTATGATCTTAGTGTCAGGGCTTTGCTGAATATCATCCCAGGGCATTTTGAACATCATATGCGTATTCTGCACGAAAGGTATGGCAGGTAATAAAAGATTCTAAATGACTTTCTATATGCCAGTAAAATAAAAATAATGTTCACCGTGGACTGTTCAAAATGTCCTCTGAGCTTTCCTCAATTTGAAACAGAAAGAAACTAAGCTTATTGGTGAACCAAATAACATCAACAACTATGTTTGAATATAATCCCGAAAAGCATTATCCACAGGAAACAGAAAGCAGGGTGGTGGTAAGGTTTCAAGATTGCGACCCTCTTCAGCACCTGAATAATGCCAAATATTTTGACTATTATTTTAATGCACGGGAAGATCAGGTCCCCAAGTTATATGGAATTGAAATGATTGACATGATCCGGAAATATCAAGCGGCTTGGGTAGTTTTTAATCACAATATTTCCTATGTCAGGCCTGCCATGGTAGGAGAGTGGGTAAGAATAATGAGTAGGGTACTCTGGCACAATAACAATACGGTTGTGGTGGAATATTATATGACCGATGATTCAAAGAAGGAACTAAAAAATGTACTTTGGACTACTTTGCGTTATGTTACCTTAAAGAGTGGAAA from Echinicola jeungdonensis harbors:
- a CDS encoding M3 family metallopeptidase gives rise to the protein MTYAENRELRKKLFKAFNTKSCKGDDLDNQEIVKKILELKHKRANLLGTKIC
- a CDS encoding DinB family protein, whose translation is MNEKLMPESNEYGSFYETYISYVRGKDPLDLMLSQIGVLREYFVGVTEEVAQSNYDDGKWSYKEVIGHINDTEKIMLYRALCIARNEKIKLPGYEQEEYVKAANFNQIPLAILLDDFEQSRKLMVPFLKIYLMRL
- a CDS encoding acyl-CoA thioesterase codes for the protein MFEYNPEKHYPQETESRVVVRFQDCDPLQHLNNAKYFDYYFNAREDQVPKLYGIEMIDMIRKYQAAWVVFNHNISYVRPAMVGEWVRIMSRVLWHNNNTVVVEYYMTDDSKKELKNVLWTTLRYVTLKSGKSTDHKGAVVEFLKATSGDFDIKGCTISERVKQLKSELFN